The DNA window TCGTGGTCTTGCTGCCGTCCTCGTCGACGTCATAGGGCTTGGCAAAACAGACCACGAGCCAGGGGGCCGTTTCAAGGAATGGCTTCCGCCAGTCCGTCCCCAGCGGCGCCAGGGCCTCCCGCCACTCATCGGACATCCGCTCCTCGTAGGTCGTCTTCTCCTCTTCCTCCGCCGCCTCGCGAATCTCCCGCTTGAGGGCCGGGTCGTCCACCGCCACGAACTGCCAGGGCTGCCGGTTGGCGCCACTCGGGGCCGTGCCCGCCGTTCGGATCGCCGCGGCGATACACTCGCGCGGCACCGACCGGTCCGAAAAGTCGCGCACCGACCGGCGCTGGGCCATCACTTCGTAGAACGACTGCGCTCGCTCCCGTATCTCTTCAGGAGGACGCTCAGTGAAGTCGAGAGGAATGGAGTCGTATGGGTCGGGCATACCTGGAGGAAGCTGGTTAGAACAGACGATCCTGATTCCGCCTCAACCGCCAGAAAGGGGAACAGGATTCGATGTCGATCAGAGGCACGTAGGGAACGAACCAGCTGGATACTGAGGTACGAAAAAAACCTACGTACCCATCTCTAAAGTGTGGAAAACGAGCGCCCCTCCTAACGACATGGGCTGAGATGTATACCGAGACGCGCGCCGATCAAGCGTAGAGGGCGGCTTCGGTTTCTTCGGGGCCATTACGCGGATTGCAGGAACGATCTCGCTTCCTGCCGTCGATACGGCAAAAACTCATACGGAATCGCCGCCGCTCCGTCCACTGCACGGACGCAATCACCCATAGAAGGAGGCCGCGCGGCAGCCCGAACGACGTTATCGCCGGAAGTCGTAGCTGATGCCGGCACTCATCGAGAAGCGGGCCCCATCGCCCGCCGCGCCCGTCACGTCCATCATAGCGGGCGTGATGACGATGGGCCACTTCGGCACCGGAGCGATCGACAGGCCAAGCGCGAGGTCCTGCCCCGTCCAGTTGGCGATGGCGTTCACGGGCGGCAGGACGCGCACGGCCACGCTCCCGAATGGATTCATGCCGTCCGCTCCCCGAGCAAAGTCCGCCTCGCGGAGAAACCGATCCGTGCCGAGCCCCACGTTGAACACCATTGAGCCGAGTGCGGAGGCTGGACGATCTCGCAGCAGGACGACCTTTGACACCACCACGTACCGGCTGCTGCCGCCGTCCGTGCCGTCGGTATGCCAGATGTTTTCGTGCCCCACGGCAATTGCACTGTGGAAGGGCAGCCGACGGTGCAGTTTGAGGCTCAAGCTCCGGTCCTCAGCAAACTCGGTGTAGGTGTCAAGGATGTTGACCGTCACATCGAGCCCCACATACCGCGTCGGGTTGCCGAGACCAAATCCAGCCGAGGCGACCCCATCCGTCCAGTCGTCGTACCGGATGCGCTCCTGATACCCCACCCCGGCAAAGACTTGTCCCCACCGTGGGCCGTATCCCGTGGGTGTGTTGATGGTGGACGACGGCTGGCCCCGTGTCACATCCACAGGGAGGAGCTGCCCCGTTGGCAGGGCAATGCGAAGCCGGTCTCGGAGCGAATCGGCCGGAACGAGCAGCAGACCGGAGGTTCTTCCCCAACCGGTCGCAAGCGTTCGTGAACTGAGAGCAAGAAGG is part of the Salinibacter sp. 10B genome and encodes:
- a CDS encoding nitroreductase family protein, with amino-acid sequence MPDPYDSIPLDFTERPPEEIRERAQSFYEVMAQRRSVRDFSDRSVPRECIAAAIRTAGTAPSGANRQPWQFVAVDDPALKREIREAAEEEEKTTYEERMSDEWREALAPLGTDWRKPFLETAPWLVVCFAKPYDVDEDGSKTTNYYVQESVGIACGMFITALHQMGLATLTHTPAPMGFLNDLLGRPSNERPYILFPVGYPAEDATVPDIDKKSLDEIVQWNR